Proteins from a genomic interval of Triplophysa dalaica isolate WHDGS20190420 chromosome 13, ASM1584641v1, whole genome shotgun sequence:
- the si:dkeyp-51f12.2 gene encoding uncharacterized protein si:dkeyp-51f12.2 has protein sequence MPSLHQGAIFIGVFLIVTGGSTAFLTSNQSKLQAFSMCCVVLGAVMLILGLFWAMNGKRNPVPYNEEFSHDYSQVLFTPPPGSHFPESQSVFLHGTLQRRGVYGEDLDYPPMEPACFSPTIRGRPPHWDLEPPPPYEVAIKTTTSSTRLRRSYSDTHLLTEPLFGRSREISFEV, from the exons ATGCCTTCCCTACATCAGGGCGCTATTTTTATTGGGGTGTTTTTGATAGTGACCGGTGGCTCCACCGCTTTTCTAACTTCTAACCAAAGTAAACTTCAGGCGTTCAGTATGTGCTGCGTGGTGCTCGGGGCGGTGATGCTGATATTAGGACTCTTCTGGGCTATGAATGGAAAAAGAAACCCCGTGCCGTACAACGAAGAGTTCAGCCACGACTACAGCCAAGTCCTTTTCACCCCACCACCTGGAAGCCACTTTCCTGAATCTCAGTCCGTTTTTCTGCACGG gaCTTTGCAGAGGCGAGGCGTGTACGGTGAGGACTTGGACTATCCTCCAATGGAGCCAGCATGCTTCAGTCCTACCATTCGGGGTCGGCCGCCTCACTGGGACTTGGAACCTCCTCCACCTTATGAGGTGGCCATCAAAACAACTACAAGCTCAACACGACTGAGACGCAGCTATTCTGACACACACCTGCTGACTGAACCCCTCTTCGGGCGCTCACGGGAGATCAGTTTTGAGGtttaa